The following proteins are encoded in a genomic region of Roseinatronobacter sp. S2:
- a CDS encoding SIS domain-containing protein, with the protein MDREAKAIAGFAVNSAEFTTRAPRRLGKSSVVVLCSHSGTTPETVLAAQTARAAGALTIALTHVPDSPLDVASEHVIYYDHDPMTMSPQHSAAVVFRLSFGILATREGNATAIEFDRALSEIGVIVAEVTAGHREKAVAFAAAHKREPVIYTMASGTSYGVAYSYAICIFQEMLWIHSAAINSGEYFHGPFEITDFDTPFLILLGLGNSRTMDERAVAFARKFSQRTTILMHRNSG; encoded by the coding sequence ATGGACCGCGAAGCAAAGGCGATTGCCGGTTTCGCAGTGAATTCCGCAGAATTCACGACCCGCGCCCCGCGCAGACTTGGGAAATCATCAGTCGTAGTGCTGTGTTCACATTCCGGGACAACACCCGAAACGGTGCTGGCCGCCCAAACCGCACGCGCGGCGGGCGCATTGACCATCGCACTGACGCATGTGCCTGACAGCCCCCTCGATGTGGCGTCAGAGCACGTCATCTACTACGATCATGATCCAATGACCATGTCACCACAGCATTCAGCGGCTGTGGTGTTCCGCCTAAGCTTCGGAATTCTCGCGACGCGAGAGGGGAATGCAACAGCTATAGAATTTGATCGCGCGCTGTCCGAGATTGGCGTTATTGTTGCAGAAGTGACCGCCGGGCATCGGGAAAAGGCCGTTGCGTTCGCCGCGGCCCACAAACGTGAACCTGTGATCTATACAATGGCGTCAGGCACGTCCTACGGGGTTGCCTATTCCTATGCGATCTGCATTTTTCAGGAAATGCTCTGGATTCATTCTGCGGCAATCAATTCAGGCGAATACTTCCATGGCCCGTTTGAAATCACAGATTTCGATACACCGTTCCTGATCCTTCTGGGCTTGGGGAATAGTCGGACAATGGATGAACGCGCGGTTGCGTTTGCGCGTAAATTCAGCCAGCGCACCACAATCCTGATGCACAGGAATTCGGGTTGA
- a CDS encoding ABC transporter ATP-binding protein codes for MTSTHPAVSVKGLHKSFGQNKVLRGIDLQASDGDVLSLIGASGSGKSTLLRCIPMLETPDSGSVSVGDAHITVQGGRLNRAQERTARTIRRNLGFVFQNFNLWPHRTVLQNVTEAPLIVQRRSKAECRDEALALLEKVGLADKADAWPNQLSGGQQQRVAIARGLAQKPRALLFDEPTSALDPELVGEVLKVMRHLAEEGRTMVIVTHEMGFAREVSSRTVFLHQGVVEEDGTPEQVFGNTRSDRCRAFLSGYFDRA; via the coding sequence ATGACAAGCACCCATCCCGCAGTCTCAGTCAAGGGTTTGCACAAGAGCTTTGGACAGAACAAGGTCCTTCGCGGCATCGATCTTCAGGCCAGCGATGGCGATGTTCTTTCGCTGATCGGTGCCAGCGGTTCGGGAAAAAGCACCCTGCTGCGCTGCATCCCCATGCTCGAGACGCCCGACAGCGGTTCGGTATCGGTAGGCGATGCGCATATCACGGTCCAAGGAGGCAGGCTGAACCGTGCCCAGGAACGCACTGCCCGCACCATTCGCCGCAACCTTGGCTTCGTATTCCAGAACTTCAACCTCTGGCCCCACCGCACGGTGCTTCAGAACGTCACCGAGGCGCCGCTGATCGTCCAGCGCCGCAGCAAGGCGGAATGCCGAGACGAGGCCTTGGCGCTGCTGGAAAAGGTAGGATTGGCGGACAAGGCGGATGCCTGGCCAAACCAGCTGTCGGGTGGACAGCAACAGCGCGTCGCCATCGCGCGCGGCCTGGCGCAGAAGCCCCGCGCGCTTCTCTTTGATGAACCGACATCAGCCCTTGACCCGGAACTGGTCGGCGAGGTGTTGAAGGTGATGCGCCACCTTGCCGAAGAAGGCCGGACGATGGTCATCGTCACGCATGAGATGGGCTTTGCCCGCGAAGTTTCGAGTCGTACTGTCTTCCTGCACCAGGGTGTCGTGGAAGAGGACGGGACGCCCGAACAGGTCTTCGGCAACACCCGCTCTGACCGCTGCCGGGCCTTTCTCAGCGGCTATTTCGATCGTGCATGA
- a CDS encoding ABC transporter permease produces MMDTIFLASIFPKLLSGLPLTLNLTFFSLLGGAGLALLLNLARTTRPGTALASSYVFVFRGTPLLVQIFMIYFGLGQIEFIRSSFLWPFLREPYWCGLLALILNDAAYTSEILRGGLRAVPVGAREAARVCGMSRLQVLRRVTLPIAVRQALPAYSNEVISMLKSTALVSMISLMDVTGIAREAVAETWRAVEIFLCAGLIYLVLSLIVTRLTDRIERTLSPWQFGARQ; encoded by the coding sequence ATGATGGATACCATTTTTCTTGCCAGCATTTTCCCCAAGCTTCTGTCTGGCCTGCCGCTGACGCTCAACCTGACTTTTTTCTCTTTGCTGGGCGGGGCTGGCCTTGCGCTGCTGCTCAATCTCGCACGCACCACACGCCCCGGCACTGCGCTCGCGAGCAGTTATGTCTTCGTCTTCCGCGGCACGCCGCTGCTGGTACAAATTTTCATGATCTACTTTGGTCTGGGTCAGATCGAGTTCATCCGGTCAAGCTTTCTTTGGCCGTTCCTGCGCGAACCCTACTGGTGCGGGTTGCTGGCACTCATCCTGAATGACGCGGCCTATACCTCCGAGATCCTGCGCGGTGGTCTGCGCGCGGTGCCTGTCGGCGCCCGCGAGGCGGCGCGCGTCTGCGGTATGTCGCGTTTGCAGGTGTTGCGCCGGGTGACACTGCCCATCGCGGTGCGTCAGGCATTGCCAGCTTATTCCAACGAGGTGATCTCGATGCTGAAATCCACCGCGCTGGTCAGCATGATCAGCCTGATGGATGTGACCGGCATCGCCCGGGAAGCCGTCGCCGAAACCTGGCGCGCGGTCGAGATATTCCTTTGCGCCGGGCTGATCTATCTGGTGCTCTCGCTGATCGTGACGCGGTTGACCGACCGGATCGAACGCACCCTCTCTCCCTGGCAATTCGGAGCAAGACAATGA
- a CDS encoding ABC transporter permease gives MTSELYLLGFGPEGWGPALVRAGFMTLAVSLSAFLLGTVLGTLTVWARVSGNMLARRIADVYVVVLRGVPDLLVIFLFYFGGRQVVTYVGTALGLEGPFDISGFVAGMLAIGMISGAGQSEVLRGAYQAVPKGTLEAGRVVGMTRWQLLRRVTAPQALVTAIPGMGNQWQSVVKESALVSVTGLVEIMRQVSIAAGTTYEHLLFFSAAAVLYLVITTLSDQFFRLLERRTMAGYSEGER, from the coding sequence ATGACATCTGAACTTTATCTTTTGGGCTTCGGCCCAGAGGGTTGGGGACCGGCGCTTGTGCGCGCCGGTTTCATGACCCTCGCCGTCTCGCTTTCGGCGTTCCTGCTGGGCACGGTCCTTGGTACGCTGACGGTCTGGGCGAGGGTCTCCGGCAATATGTTGGCGCGCCGCATCGCCGATGTCTACGTTGTTGTCCTGCGGGGGGTGCCCGATCTTCTGGTGATTTTCCTGTTCTACTTCGGCGGGCGACAGGTCGTCACCTACGTGGGCACGGCGCTGGGGCTCGAAGGCCCCTTTGACATCAGCGGCTTCGTCGCCGGTATGCTGGCCATCGGCATGATCTCGGGGGCCGGACAGTCCGAGGTTCTGCGCGGGGCTTATCAGGCGGTGCCGAAGGGCACGCTAGAGGCCGGGCGTGTCGTCGGCATGACGCGATGGCAGCTTCTTCGGCGCGTGACCGCGCCTCAGGCCTTGGTCACTGCGATACCGGGCATGGGCAATCAGTGGCAGTCCGTGGTCAAGGAAAGCGCGCTGGTTTCGGTTACCGGACTGGTGGAGATCATGCGTCAGGTTTCGATCGCTGCAGGCACCACCTATGAGCATTTGCTGTTCTTCTCTGCGGCGGCCGTCCTCTATCTGGTAATTACCACGCTTTCCGACCAGTTTTTTCGCCTGCTTGAGCGACGCACCATGGCCGGCTACTCGGAAGGGGAACGATGA
- a CDS encoding transporter substrate-binding domain-containing protein: protein MTKTILSASAALIAGVLSLTAVQADVTDRTIILTTGGAFPPSNMTRPNGDLYGFEIDLANEIAERQGLEIEFISQAWDGMIQGLIDGKYDAVINSISITPVRQDVVDFSLPYTLGGSTFVVMNRAGIELPMDGATADLGEPDSIVPAIDAVADVLHGKTIGVQQATIQSAFLEEYLKDKGVNVRTYPNGPDVYQDLMIGRIDAGIASLTNVSAFLEQNADRAMATGPTFIGGLMGAGAGIAVQKGDDALREAFNAGLESVVADGTLAELSTKWFGLVVTPEQY, encoded by the coding sequence ATGACCAAGACAATTCTGAGCGCAAGCGCCGCGCTGATCGCTGGCGTGCTGAGCCTGACAGCCGTCCAAGCCGATGTTACCGACCGCACTATCATCCTCACGACCGGTGGTGCCTTCCCACCGTCCAACATGACGCGCCCTAACGGCGATCTCTATGGCTTCGAAATCGACCTCGCGAATGAGATCGCCGAGCGGCAGGGTCTGGAAATCGAGTTTATCTCACAGGCGTGGGACGGCATGATCCAGGGTCTGATCGACGGTAAATACGACGCCGTGATCAACAGCATCAGCATCACGCCCGTCCGCCAGGACGTGGTTGACTTCTCGCTGCCCTACACGCTGGGCGGCTCGACCTTTGTGGTGATGAACCGGGCAGGGATTGAACTGCCGATGGACGGCGCCACCGCCGACCTGGGTGAACCGGACAGCATCGTCCCTGCCATCGACGCTGTGGCCGACGTGCTGCATGGCAAGACAATCGGTGTGCAACAGGCGACGATCCAGTCCGCCTTCCTTGAGGAATACCTGAAGGACAAGGGCGTGAATGTCCGCACTTATCCCAACGGCCCGGACGTTTATCAGGATCTGATGATCGGGCGCATCGACGCGGGCATCGCATCACTTACCAACGTCTCGGCCTTCTTGGAACAAAACGCCGACCGCGCCATGGCCACCGGCCCGACCTTCATCGGCGGCTTAATGGGCGCTGGTGCGGGCATCGCGGTGCAGAAGGGCGATGACGCGTTGCGTGAAGCTTTCAACGCCGGACTTGAGAGCGTCGTCGCGGATGGTACACTTGCAGAACTGTCAACGAAGTGGTTCGGGCTTGTCGTGACCCCGGAACAATACTGA
- a CDS encoding M20 family metallopeptidase, whose translation MTEFANDPGPEIEKLVRDVESRLVEIRRNIHAHPETGFDTIRTAALVAEELRAIGLDPKTGVGRTGVVAEIEGGAPGPCLILRADMDALPIQEMTGLPYASTVPGKMHACGHDLHTSALLGAAHALKQIGPRLRGSVRLIFQPAEETLESGAAAMLADGAGDGADMAITFHNRPELDAGKILLQRGAATASSDEFKVTIRGSSGHAARPHTAIDPIVGAAHIISQLQTIISREMDPAQSAVLTIGHIAGGQTQNIIPDTCMFEGTARCRTAQSRDRIEASFRRICSHSAAAMDLEAGIEYVRGVPALVNDDAMVDRAATALAAQFGEAPHVAEGRSFGAEDFSLFTERMPSIQILVGARIPGRDDRVHNSDYQPNESCIADSAIVLARMATELLR comes from the coding sequence ATGACTGAATTTGCCAATGATCCCGGCCCCGAGATCGAAAAGCTTGTTCGCGATGTTGAATCGCGGCTTGTGGAAATACGGCGCAATATCCACGCCCACCCGGAGACAGGTTTCGACACCATCCGCACGGCCGCCCTTGTGGCCGAGGAGTTGCGCGCCATCGGCCTGGACCCGAAGACCGGCGTTGGACGCACCGGCGTCGTGGCCGAAATTGAGGGCGGCGCGCCCGGTCCCTGCCTGATCCTGCGCGCCGACATGGACGCGCTACCGATTCAGGAGATGACAGGGCTTCCTTATGCCTCGACCGTTCCGGGCAAAATGCATGCTTGCGGGCATGACCTGCATACCTCTGCCCTGCTCGGTGCGGCGCACGCGCTCAAGCAGATCGGCCCGCGACTGCGCGGCAGTGTGCGGCTGATCTTCCAACCCGCCGAGGAAACGCTGGAAAGCGGCGCGGCGGCCATGCTTGCTGATGGCGCGGGTGATGGCGCGGACATGGCCATCACGTTTCACAACCGGCCCGAGCTGGACGCCGGAAAGATACTGCTGCAACGCGGCGCCGCCACTGCGTCCAGCGACGAGTTCAAGGTGACAATCCGTGGCAGTTCCGGGCATGCCGCCCGCCCGCACACGGCCATCGATCCGATCGTCGGGGCCGCCCATATCATCAGCCAGTTGCAGACTATCATCTCCCGAGAGATGGACCCGGCGCAGTCGGCAGTGCTGACCATTGGCCATATCGCCGGTGGTCAGACGCAAAACATCATCCCCGACACCTGCATGTTTGAGGGTACCGCCCGCTGCCGCACGGCCCAGTCGCGCGACCGGATAGAAGCATCGTTCCGCCGCATCTGTTCGCATTCCGCCGCTGCGATGGATCTGGAAGCCGGGATCGAATACGTCCGCGGCGTGCCTGCCTTGGTGAACGATGACGCGATGGTAGACCGCGCCGCCACGGCGCTTGCCGCCCAGTTCGGCGAGGCGCCGCATGTCGCTGAAGGCCGCAGCTTCGGCGCGGAAGACTTCTCACTCTTCACCGAGCGGATGCCTTCCATCCAGATCCTTGTCGGTGCCCGTATCCCCGGTCGCGATGATCGCGTCCACAACTCGGACTACCAGCCCAACGAAAGCTGCATTGCCGACAGCGCCATCGTGCTGGCACGCATGGCAACCGAATTGCTCCGCTAA
- a CDS encoding TetR family transcriptional regulator C-terminal domain-containing protein, whose translation MTQRSYQRLGEDARRNALLEATLDCLAEDGMGGASVRKIAERAGVSAGLIRHYFLSKDEMVHAAYAYLMGNLTGAAAESARMASEGPAQALAHFIAANVKHPNLSSRKVSLWATFIGRVRSGQRYAQIHRESYREFLDLLEALIHPVLTQHNLPADPATCHSHAIALNGLIDGLWIEGSLGHGLYDPARLPRIALSAAEGILRLPNDTLAHPTAR comes from the coding sequence ATGACACAGCGCAGCTATCAACGCCTGGGCGAGGACGCCCGACGCAATGCCCTGCTGGAAGCCACGCTGGATTGTCTGGCTGAAGACGGCATGGGCGGCGCCAGTGTGCGCAAGATCGCCGAGCGTGCGGGTGTTTCTGCCGGTCTGATCCGGCACTACTTCTTGTCGAAGGACGAGATGGTCCACGCGGCCTATGCCTATCTGATGGGCAACCTCACCGGTGCAGCGGCAGAGTCAGCGCGCATGGCCTCCGAGGGGCCTGCGCAGGCGCTGGCGCATTTTATTGCCGCGAACGTCAAGCACCCCAACCTGTCGTCACGCAAGGTTTCGCTTTGGGCGACCTTCATCGGGCGCGTCCGTTCCGGACAACGTTATGCCCAGATCCACCGCGAGAGCTATCGTGAATTCCTCGACCTGCTTGAAGCGCTGATCCACCCGGTCCTGACCCAGCACAATCTCCCGGCAGACCCGGCGACTTGCCATAGTCACGCCATCGCCCTGAATGGGTTGATCGACGGGCTATGGATCGAAGGCTCGCTTGGCCACGGGCTCTATGACCCCGCACGGCTGCCCCGGATCGCGCTTTCTGCCGCAGAGGGCATCCTGCGCCTGCCCAACGACACACTGGCGCATCCAACTGCGCGCTGA
- a CDS encoding pyridoxal phosphate-dependent aminotransferase, with amino-acid sequence MQYAAITRRLKDLGGDKWAIHNAARDRLNQGEDIIELTIGEPDIPTDPGLIEICADSMRRGRTRYSNGRGEAGLIKALQRTYASRLPEIAPENILCFPGTQTALFAVMLALVEEGDGVLIGDPYYATYDGVVEATGAKVQAVPLKMEHGFVPQPHDLQTAITPNSRVLLLNTPHNPSGSVINHDSMRAIGDIALAHDLWIVCDEVYESLIFEGEFCSPLEFAPLRERTIVVSSISKSHAATGFRSGWAIGPKEAMRLLLPISETMLFGNQPFIADMTEAALTDDYDTAERLRTSLARRARTCQAAFEAAEGLSSFLPRGGMFMLVDVSATGLGGEAFAWRLLEEEAVAVMPGNSFGGQAGHLIRLGLTLPDAKLAEAVRRITALSARLCAARFPAKAQA; translated from the coding sequence ATGCAGTATGCAGCCATCACACGCAGGCTGAAGGATCTGGGCGGGGACAAGTGGGCCATTCACAACGCCGCCCGCGACCGCCTTAACCAAGGCGAGGATATCATCGAACTGACAATCGGCGAGCCGGATATTCCAACCGATCCCGGCCTGATCGAGATTTGTGCCGACTCGATGCGCCGCGGCCGCACGCGCTATTCCAACGGCCGTGGCGAGGCTGGCCTTATCAAAGCGCTGCAACGGACTTACGCGTCGCGCCTGCCCGAAATCGCGCCTGAAAATATCCTGTGCTTTCCAGGCACGCAGACCGCCCTGTTTGCTGTGATGCTTGCGCTGGTCGAAGAGGGCGATGGCGTGCTGATTGGCGATCCTTACTATGCAACATATGATGGGGTGGTCGAAGCGACTGGCGCCAAAGTGCAGGCCGTACCGCTGAAGATGGAGCACGGCTTCGTCCCGCAGCCCCATGATCTGCAAACTGCGATCACGCCGAATAGCCGCGTTCTGCTTCTGAATACCCCGCACAATCCCAGTGGATCGGTCATCAACCACGACAGCATGCGCGCCATCGGCGATATTGCCCTTGCCCATGATCTGTGGATCGTCTGCGACGAGGTCTACGAGTCGCTGATTTTCGAAGGCGAGTTCTGCTCTCCTTTAGAATTCGCCCCTTTGCGTGAACGCACAATCGTAGTCTCTTCTATTTCCAAGAGCCATGCCGCGACCGGATTTCGCAGCGGCTGGGCGATTGGTCCCAAAGAGGCGATGCGCCTGTTACTGCCGATCTCGGAAACCATGCTCTTCGGGAACCAACCCTTTATCGCCGACATGACGGAAGCCGCGCTGACCGACGATTACGACACCGCCGAACGGTTGCGCACCTCGTTGGCGCGTCGCGCGCGGACCTGTCAGGCGGCCTTCGAGGCAGCTGAGGGGTTGTCGTCCTTTTTGCCGCGCGGCGGGATGTTCATGTTGGTAGACGTATCGGCCACCGGACTGGGCGGTGAGGCATTTGCCTGGCGGCTGCTGGAGGAAGAAGCCGTGGCAGTCATGCCGGGCAACTCTTTCGGCGGGCAGGCCGGACACCTGATCCGGCTGGGCCTGACCTTGCCCGACGCAAAGCTGGCAGAAGCCGTGCGCCGCATCACGGCCCTGTCGGCCCGGCTCTGTGCCGCAAGATTTCCCGCAAAAGCACAGGCATAA
- a CDS encoding class II aldolase/adducin family protein, with amino-acid sequence MKQAATAAPTTTSDHEWQARCDLAACYRLAWHYRFTDLIYTHITARVPGEEGHFLINPYGLSWDEITASSLVKIDVDGNKVDDSPYPVNPAGFTIHSAIHRTSHDAAWIMHTHTRAGVAVSTLEDGLLPLNQIALQFHNRISYHDYEGIALDLGERERLVRSLGDNPVLVLRNHGLLTTGATAASMFNTMFYMERACEIQVATLSMGQPLRAVPDNVADHVAKQYEGSMGEDDDVALEWAAHLRLLDRIAPDYRD; translated from the coding sequence ATGAAACAAGCTGCAACCGCCGCCCCGACCACGACGAGCGACCACGAATGGCAGGCCCGCTGCGACCTTGCAGCCTGCTACCGACTGGCCTGGCACTATCGGTTCACCGACCTGATTTACACCCACATCACCGCCCGCGTGCCCGGCGAAGAAGGTCATTTTCTGATTAACCCCTACGGCCTTTCTTGGGACGAAATAACGGCCTCGTCTCTGGTCAAGATCGACGTGGACGGTAACAAGGTCGATGACAGCCCCTATCCTGTGAACCCGGCGGGCTTCACCATTCACTCGGCGATCCACCGGACCAGCCATGATGCTGCCTGGATCATGCATACGCATACGCGTGCCGGTGTGGCGGTCTCGACGCTGGAAGACGGACTCTTGCCGCTCAACCAGATTGCACTGCAGTTCCACAACCGGATTTCATACCATGACTACGAGGGCATCGCGCTGGATCTGGGCGAGCGGGAGCGCTTGGTCAGAAGTCTTGGCGACAACCCGGTGCTGGTACTGCGCAACCACGGCCTGCTGACCACTGGAGCGACCGCAGCTTCGATGTTCAATACAATGTTCTACATGGAGCGCGCCTGCGAAATTCAGGTGGCCACTCTTTCGATGGGGCAGCCTTTGCGTGCGGTCCCCGACAATGTGGCCGACCATGTAGCCAAGCAGTACGAAGGCTCGATGGGCGAGGATGATGACGTGGCGCTGGAATGGGCGGCGCACCTGCGCCTGCTGGACCGGATTGCGCCAGACTATCGCGACTGA